One part of the Cyclobacteriaceae bacterium genome encodes these proteins:
- a CDS encoding MoxR family ATPase gives MDEKEFENRVDLTALNESVKKIREEIGHVIVGQYELIDLLITSILADGHVLIEGVPGVAKTLTAKLLSRVIDVKFNRIQFTPDLMPSDVIGTSVFNMKNSTFEFKAGPIFSNIVLIDEINRAPAKTQAALFEVMEERQITADGITYRMEHPYMVVATQNPIEHEGTYRLPEAQLDRFLFKILVHYPNLEQEFSIIQGHHHRKGHAPVEDVKPVLDARKIEQYRQAVQQVHVEENLMRYIAQIIHETRNNPSLFLGASPRASVSLLNSSKAYAAINGRDFITPEDVKFVATPVLRHRVMLTPDKEMEGITTDDVVKQIVDKVEVPR, from the coding sequence ATGGACGAAAAAGAATTTGAAAACCGGGTTGACTTAACCGCCCTAAATGAAAGTGTAAAAAAAATAAGGGAAGAGATTGGCCACGTTATTGTTGGGCAATACGAGTTAATTGATCTGCTGATCACTTCCATACTGGCCGATGGCCATGTGCTTATTGAGGGTGTACCGGGTGTGGCTAAAACGCTAACGGCCAAATTATTATCACGGGTTATTGACGTTAAATTCAACCGCATTCAGTTTACGCCTGACCTGATGCCTTCAGATGTTATCGGTACATCTGTATTTAACATGAAAAATTCCACGTTTGAGTTTAAAGCCGGGCCGATATTCTCAAACATCGTACTGATTGATGAAATTAACCGAGCCCCGGCCAAAACCCAGGCAGCTTTGTTTGAAGTAATGGAAGAACGCCAGATAACCGCTGATGGAATCACCTACCGGATGGAACATCCTTACATGGTAGTAGCCACCCAAAATCCCATTGAACATGAGGGAACCTATAGGCTGCCAGAGGCTCAACTGGACCGGTTTCTGTTTAAAATATTGGTGCACTACCCCAACCTGGAGCAGGAGTTTTCCATAATCCAGGGTCACCACCATCGTAAGGGCCACGCCCCGGTAGAAGATGTAAAGCCTGTTTTAGATGCCCGGAAAATTGAGCAATACCGGCAGGCGGTGCAACAAGTGCATGTAGAAGAAAACCTGATGCGCTACATCGCCCAGATTATTCATGAAACACGTAACAATCCTTCTCTTTTCCTCGGTGCCTCCCCGCGTGCTTCCGTTTCCTTACTCAACAGTTCAAAAGCATATGCAGCTATTAATGGTCGGGATTTTATTACACCCGAAGATGTAAAGTTTGTGGCCACCCCGGTATTACGTCATCGCGTTATGCTTACACCCGACAAAGAAATGGAGGGCATCACTACCGATGATGTTGTAAAACAGATTGTAGATAAAGTAGAAGTACCCCGCTAA
- a CDS encoding DUF4129 domain-containing protein, whose protein sequence is MSSIKLFLFSLFFVSIGFAHSQETKILWPDSAHVDVRSFDQAKLEKLKADPELDYGRSPAALNLWERFKIWLSAMLSRLFSVVENANWFNILLTILALLLVVYVILRLLKVDALTMFYTGKKTPLSYGILDEDIHAMDFDKLIREALDKKEFRQAIRLLFLQALKLMADKNHILWQPGKTNHDYLEELTAKNLKTGFNELNFYFEYAWYGNFTINESLYQKVDSIFKEWRTNV, encoded by the coding sequence ATGAGCAGTATTAAGCTTTTTCTTTTCAGCCTTTTTTTTGTCAGCATTGGCTTTGCCCATAGCCAGGAAACCAAAATCCTTTGGCCCGACAGTGCCCATGTTGATGTGCGCAGTTTTGACCAGGCAAAACTCGAAAAACTAAAAGCCGATCCGGAGCTGGATTACGGCCGTAGCCCGGCTGCCCTCAACCTGTGGGAGCGTTTTAAAATTTGGCTAAGCGCCATGTTATCGCGCTTGTTCTCGGTGGTTGAAAACGCCAATTGGTTTAACATCCTGCTTACCATATTGGCCCTCCTTCTGGTGGTGTATGTCATCCTGCGCTTGCTCAAGGTAGATGCACTGACCATGTTTTATACCGGGAAAAAAACTCCCCTTTCCTATGGTATTCTGGACGAAGATATACATGCCATGGATTTTGATAAACTCATCCGTGAAGCGCTCGATAAAAAAGAATTCCGCCAGGCAATTCGGTTGTTGTTCCTGCAAGCCCTGAAACTGATGGCCGACAAAAACCACATTTTATGGCAACCCGGAAAAACCAACCACGATTACCTGGAGGAGCTTACGGCCAAAAACCTGAAGACCGGGTTTAATGAACTTAATTTTTATTTCGAATACGCGTGGTATGGAAACTTTACCATCAATGAAAGCCTGTATCAAAAAGTAGATTCGATTTTTAAGGAATGGAGAACTAATGTATAG
- a CDS encoding DUF58 domain-containing protein, whose translation MKQLKNLYLSNRLFLAIACVVFCFVVAFILNGFLIVPKILFFALVAFVLADALLLFRASRGLHGYRFTPEKLSNGDDNEIRIYLENFFPFEATLEVIDEIPHQFQRRDLNFRVQLPSRESKTLVYSLRPVKRGEYSFGAVNVFVRSPLGLLKRRFQFSQDALVPVYPSYIQMRKYELLAISNRLTETGIKKIRRIGHNMEFELIKEYVQGDDIRTINWKATARKSTLMVNHYQDERSQQVYSLIDKSRVMQMPFNGLSLMDYAINASLVISNIAIKKTDKAGLITFQDTVGTTLAASRSNRQMAHLQEVLYSQKTGYRESDFSALYGHIRRKITQRSLLLLFTNFESLYGMQRQLPFLKSLAKQHVLVAIFFENTTLTSLIHQPAENLKAIYHKAVAEKFTYDKKLIAKELQKSGIQTILTAPEHLTVNTINKYLELKSRGMI comes from the coding sequence ATGAAGCAACTTAAAAATCTGTACCTCAGCAACCGGCTCTTCCTCGCCATTGCGTGTGTGGTGTTTTGCTTTGTAGTTGCATTTATCCTGAACGGGTTTCTTATCGTTCCAAAAATCCTATTCTTTGCCTTAGTTGCCTTTGTACTGGCCGATGCCCTGCTGCTCTTTCGGGCAAGTAGGGGGCTGCATGGCTACCGGTTTACACCGGAAAAGCTTTCCAATGGTGACGACAATGAAATCAGGATTTACCTGGAAAATTTCTTTCCCTTTGAAGCCACCCTGGAAGTAATCGATGAAATACCCCATCAATTTCAAAGGCGCGACCTGAATTTCAGGGTGCAACTTCCATCACGCGAAAGTAAAACCCTGGTGTATTCCCTTCGGCCTGTGAAGCGTGGTGAATATTCATTCGGTGCTGTAAATGTTTTTGTGCGTTCACCATTGGGGTTATTAAAACGAAGGTTTCAATTCTCGCAAGATGCCCTGGTACCCGTGTATCCATCGTACATCCAAATGCGAAAGTATGAACTGCTCGCTATTTCAAACCGGCTAACGGAAACCGGTATTAAAAAAATCAGGCGCATTGGACACAATATGGAGTTTGAACTGATCAAAGAATACGTTCAGGGCGATGACATCCGTACCATCAACTGGAAGGCAACGGCAAGAAAATCAACCCTGATGGTAAATCATTACCAGGACGAGCGCTCTCAACAAGTTTACTCTTTAATTGACAAAAGCCGGGTGATGCAAATGCCCTTCAATGGCTTAAGCCTGATGGACTATGCCATCAATGCAAGTTTAGTCATCAGCAACATTGCCATAAAAAAAACTGATAAAGCAGGATTGATTACTTTTCAGGATACTGTTGGGACAACCCTTGCCGCCAGCCGCAGCAACCGCCAGATGGCACACCTACAGGAAGTACTCTATAGCCAAAAAACAGGTTACCGCGAATCTGATTTCTCGGCCTTGTATGGCCACATACGCAGAAAAATTACACAACGGAGTTTACTCTTACTGTTCACTAATTTTGAATCGTTGTATGGCATGCAACGGCAACTGCCTTTTTTGAAAAGCCTTGCCAAACAACATGTGCTGGTGGCTATCTTTTTTGAAAACACAACGTTGACCAGCCTCATTCATCAGCCGGCAGAAAACCTTAAAGCCATATACCATAAAGCCGTTGCTGAAAAATTTACTTACGACAAAAAACTTATCGCAAAAGAGCTCCAAAAATCAGGCATCCAAACCATTTTAACCGCCCCCGAACACCTTACGGTAAACACCATTAATAAATACCTTGAATTAAAATCACGGGGGATGATTTAA